The Opitutus sp. DNA window CTTTGCCCTGTTTCAAGTCATCGAGGCCGCCAAGATCGCCCTGACCACCCAAGTCACCGCGCCGATCGTATTTAACCACCCGCGCATCCCCATCGATCTGCGCCTGACCCGCTCCGAGTTCAACAAAAACTCCGCCGATCTCACCGCGCAAATCACCGGCTACCTCGACACCTTCCTGGCCGAGGCAAAGCTCACGCCGGCGGACATCGAGACAGTTTTCCTCACGGGCGGCACCTCGCTCATTCGCAGCCTGCGAGCGGAATTCGTGACCCGTTTTGGCGAAGGCAAACTGCGTGACGGCGAAGAGTTCACCAGTGTGGCCGACGGCCTGGCGCTGAGCGCTCCGCTGTTTTTCCCCGAGTTGCACCGGTAGAGCATTTAACGTTCTCACCGGTAGCCGGATGAAGTAGCGCAGACTTCCAGTCTGCTCACTGGAGTTTGGCCCCAAAACGAGTTGAGATCCGTCCCCCCAGCTAAGGTAGAAGCGTACCGCATGTAGCAACGGCATGGGTTTCGATGCGTTCGTTGACGTGCGGGTGGCTGTTGCGAAGTCTGCGAAACTCTCCGGAGTGATCAGCTCAGATCGCCATACATGATGCGCAGCACCTGTGTGGTTCTTGGCACGAGTTAAACGGCCAAACTCCAGACCTTGAGCTCACGCTCAAGGCCACAAGGAGTGTGTTCGCGAAGAGTGTGGCCTTGAGCGTGAGCTCAAGGATTCGGCTGATCTGCGTTCGACTAGTCAGGGGCCAAACTCCAGAGCGCAGACTTCCAGTCTGCTCAGGGTGGTTTGGTGGAGCTAAGCAGACTGGAAGTCTGCGCTACTTTTGCACCTTGAGCGCCACTGCGCCCTCAGCCGTGCAACTCCTCATGGAGTCGCACCGGTTTGGCCGGTAGGGCGTCTTCGTCCGCCTCCACGGGGGTGGCCGTGAGTGGGTAGCGGAACGTGCGGCCCTCGTAATTTTTAAAAACCACCTCGGTGTCGGTGATTTTTTCGACGTAGTGCGGGTTGATCGGCACCTTGCCGCCGCCACCGGGCGCATCGATCACGTATTGCGGCACCGCATAACCGGTGGTGTGCCCACGCAGCGCTTGGATGATCTCAAGGCCTTTGCGCACATCGACTTTGAAGTGCGATCCACCCGTAATCAGATCCATCTGGTAAAGGTAATAAGGTCGTACGCGCATCCGCAGCAGCCGGTGCACGAGCGCCTTCATGACCTCGGCGTCGTCGTTCACGCCCTTGAGCAGCACGCTTTGGTTGCCCAACGGCACGCCGGCAAACGCCAACCGCTCACAGGCCTCCTTCACCTCAGCCGTCGCCTCCTTGGGGTGATTCACATGGATACTCATCCAGATCGGCCCGTGTTTCTTAAACACCTCGCACAGCTCCGGTGTGATGCGCTGGGGCAAGAACACAGGAATGCGCGAGCCGATGCGGATAAACTCCACGTGTTTGATGGCACGCAGCCGCCCCAACAGGTGGTCGAGCTTGCGGTCGGAGAGCAGCAGCGGGTCTCCGCCCGACAGCAGCACGTCGCGAATCTCGGGGTGCGCCTCAATGTAGCGCAGCCCCTGCTCGTATTCGGGATGGAAATTGTAGTCCTGGGCGTTGGAAACGAGCCGGCTGCGGGTGCAGTAGCGGCAGTAGGACGCGCACCGGTCGGTCACCAAAAACAGGACGCGGTCCGGATAGCGATGGACCAAACCCGGGACTGGCGAATGTTCATCCTCGCCCAGCGAATCGAGCATCTCCTCGGCCTGCAGCTGCCCCTCGCCGGAGCGAGGGATCATCTGCAATCGGATGGGGCAGTTCGGGTTGTTGCGGTCAATCAGGTTGAAAAAGTAAGGCGTGATCGACATCGCCAGCTTATGGCCGGCAAAGAGCACGCCGGCGCGCTCGTCGGGGGTGAGCGTCATGAAACGCTCCAGCCCCTCAAGGGAAGTGATCCGGTTCTTGAGTTGCCAAGACCAGTCCTGCCAGTCGGAGGCGGGGACGTGTTGCCAGAGCCCTTGCCCTTCAAACCAAGCTGAACGATCTTCGGTGTAAGTCATCGCGTGGGGGGATTGATGGGCAGAAGCTAAAACGGGTTTCGCGCCTGTCAAATCGAGCAACGGTTTAATCATCACGCCGACAAAACGCCCCGCCCCGCCGCGCTGAACGCTAAAAGCCCGCGGAAAAGTGTAACCCAATAGGTGACACTTTGTGCCGGTGCAGGCGGTCTCGTCCGCCCCTTGGCAATCGTGCGCTAGGGCGCTTTCGCGATGCTGATCAGGCAACAACTGGGCGATGCCGCACGCGTTTGCGTGAACGCACGGGCCGGAACGCCTGTCCGTGTCAGCGTATGACGAGCCGCAGCTTGGGAAATCGCGCCCCTTTTCTATGGGTTCTTTTGCCATTAATGGCCGGCTTGGTCGTGGGGCGACAACACGGGCTGCCCGTCCCCCCGCTCGCGTTGGCCGTCGCTGCCGTGGTGAGCGCCACCCTCTCCCTCGCCCGCCCGCGGAACGTGCCGTGGCTGTGGGCGCCCGCGCTCGTTCTCGCAATGACCTTGAGCGGGGCCGCCCTTTACGAGCTCAACCGCGCTCGACTCCCCGCCTGGGACGCGCTGCCTGTGCGCGAGGTGCGCGTCACCCTGGAGCTCGACCGGGTTTTCCCTCCGCACCCTCACGCCAAAAGCGTGACCGGGCTAGCCCACCTCCTCGCCACAGACGCCCATCTTACCGAATTGGTCGGGCAAACCGTGTATTTCTCCATCGCGTTATCCCCCGGCGAAACGCCCCCGTTGCGCTCCAGCCGCGTGGGCGTAACCGGGGTTCTGCAAACCCTGCCGCGCCTGCCGGCCAACGACACGTTCGATGGCTACCTGGCCAACCAAGGGGTTAACTACAAACTCACCCGCGCACGCGCTAGCGGAGCGGTTACGCCGGCCACAGCGTATTCGCGGTTTTGTGACACCACGCTGCGCTCGTTCGATGCTTTCCTCAGCCGCGGCGTCGAGTCCTACCCGGCGCAAGTGGGCGTTCTGCGCGCCATGCTGCTGGGCCAGCAACAGGAGCTGAGCGCGGAGCAAACCTGGGTGTTTCGCGCAAGCGGTACCATGCACTTGTTTTCCGTGAGCGGGCTGCACATCGCAGTGATCGCGGCGGCCATCCAAGGCATCCTGCTGGTGACGCGGATGCCGGTAGCGGCCCGCATCGGCATCGGAGGCGTGCTGCTGTGGTTGTATGTGGACATCACCGGCGGCACGCCATCGGCGGTGCGGGCGTTTTTAATGGTGATTTTCATCCAAGCTGCGGAGGTGTTGCGGCGGCCGGGCAATCCCGTGGCGGCGCTGATCGGCTCGGCGGTGTGCGTGCTGGTGATTCACCCGCTACAACTGTTCTCGGCGAGCTTTCAACTGAGCTACGGGATCGTGCTGGCGCTGCTGCTGCTGGGACTGCCGCTGGGCGAGTACTGGATCGAAAATACCGCGCCCTTCACCCGTCTGCCAAGCGTAACGTGGCGCTGGTGGCACCGCTGGATCGACTGGTGCTGGCGCTGGCTGCTCGGGGTGCTCGGAATCGGTTTGGCTACCAGTCTGGTGAGCCTGATCAGCGGCGTCGTTATTTTTAAACTACTCACCCCTGTGGCGATTTTCGCCAACCTGGTCCTGATCCCGCTCGGCTCGCTGGTCATCATCTCCGGTTTCCTCAGTTTACTCGGCGGACTGGTCGGCTTTGGGTACATGGTCCGTTTGTTTAACCATGCCAGCGTCTTGCTGCTGAAGCTGTCCGAATGGGGTGTGCACCGGTTCACCGAAGTGCCCGGGGCGTTTCAAGCCGCGGAGTTCATCAACGAAGCGATGGGCTATCCGGTGCTCGCCGGGCTGATGGCGGGGCTGATGTGGGGTTACGCCAATAACTGGACGGGGAAACGCGGAGGCTTCTGGGTTCCGTTTGTGTTCACCGCGCTGATACTAGCGACCTGCCTGCAACGCGTGGCAGCGGTGGCAGGAAAAAACTAGCAGGCCGTAACGTAAAACGTGCCGGATTTAATCACAGCAATTTTGCCGCAAAAGAACGCAAGGAGCGCAAAGAACAAACCCTGTATTTCTTTGCGATCTTTGCGTTCTTTCGCGGCTAAATCGCCTTGGCCTCATCCGACGAGATAGATGTTAAAACCGGCTACGAAGGCTGCGCGGCTCCGGCAGGCCAGAGTGTGTGCAGGGTGTATTCTCCGTGGCAGTTGAGCCGGGCAGGCACGCCGCACGAACCCGTACCAACGGAGGTGTAGCCTTGAGTGCCGGCAACCTTCCACGCCCCGCGAATACGTTCACAGGGCTGATTTTCAATCGGTACGTGCAGCCAGCGCCCACCCGGCAGGCACAGTTGGCCCCCATGCGTGTGGCCGCACAAAACGAGGCCGAAGCGGGCATCACGCAGCTCGTCGGCGATCTCTGGGGAATGGGCAAGGAGCACCGTGCAGGCGTCAGCCGGAATCGCCGCCGTGGCCGCAGCGAGGTCGTGGGTTTTATAAAAATGCGGGTCGTCAACCCCAGCGAACCAGAGCCGTTGCCCCTCGCGCTCAACAAAGGCCGCTTCGTTTAACAGCATGGGCAGTCCCGCGTCCTCCAGGTGCGGGAGCTGCTCGACAAAATCGTGGTTACCCAGAATGCCAAAACGGGGGACCGCAGGCAGCGTCGCGAGTAAGCGGCGCGCCTCGTTCACCGAGGGCATGAAGTCCGTACGCGTAGAGTTGCGGAAATCGCCCGTGATGACGATGGCGTCACACTCCACGCCCTGGAGCAGGCCGATCAACGCGTCCGTGAATTCCGCATCCAGATCCAAGTGCAAATCGGTCAGCTGAAGCACGCGGTAGCCGGCAAAAGCGGTGGGCAAGCGGGGGATTTCCCACGTGCACTCGACTCGGCGAGGCGCGAGGTGGTTAACACGGGCGCGGCGCGAGAGGCCGGTTGCAGCCAGGGCAAATGCCACGAACGCGTCCAAGGGCAGCTTGTTTTCCAAACGAAAAAGGCCGCTGCCCTGATGCGTCAATTTCGCCCAGTGACTCGCCTGGGTGAGCAGGCGCTGCTCTAATTTTTCACGCCCAAACCGAAGCGCGAGCGCAGCGTAAGGCTCGGGTAGATGAGCGTGTGACATGCAGTGAAAAAGAACGCCAAAGACGCGGAGAGGCGAGCTCGCTTGCGAGGTTCGAAGCAGGCTCAGGAAAAGCGCACGTCGATCAGCTGTTCAAATGCGGCGACCTGATCCGCCCCTAAGAACTCCTTGGCGCCAGTAACGGCAGTCAGCACCGCAAGCGAACAGGCGGTTGCATACCGAGCCGTATCGGCGAGGGATGCGCCGCGCAATTGAGCCGCCACCACGCCGGCGACCATCGCATCGCCCGCGCCAACCGTGCTGCCAACCTTAACCGCAGGCGGACGCGCCACCACCACTTGATCAGCTGTCACGAAACACGCCCCGTCGGCCCCGCGCGACACCACCACCAGCCCCACCCCGCCCGCCACCAACTCCCGCGCCACCCCGATCACCGCAGCCTCAGTCGGCAGCGAACAACCGACCAGCACCTCCAACTCGTGCTGGTTCGGTTTGATGATTTCGGGGGCGGCCAGCAGTGCGGCTCGCAACGCCTCACCACTGGTGTCGACCACCGCACGAATCCCGCGGGCCTTGAGCCGGATGATAAATTCGGCGTAAAGCTCCGGTGCGACTCCAGGCGGCAGGCTCCCGGCCAGCACGCACCAACTCCCTGAATCCCCAAGGCAATCGACTTGCGCCCGCAACGCATCCAGATCGGCACCCGTAGGGGTGAGTCCGGGGAAATTGATATCGGTGGTCGCTCCGGATAACGGATCGAAAATCTTGATACCCACGCGCGTCGCCCCCGGTAGACGCAGGCAGTGATCCCCGATCCCGAGCCTATTAAAAAACGAGGAGAACACCGCCGCGTTATCCTGCCCCAAAAAACCCGATGCCGTGACGGGATGTCCGAGGGCGGCGAGCGTAGCGGCGACATTGATACCCTTGCCGCCCGCGCGGTCATTCGCCCGCTCCACCCGATTAACTGCACCGATTTTAAAGTCTATAATCCGCACCGTGCGGTCGATGGCGGGGTTGAGCGTGAGGGTTAAAATAGGCGCTGGCATAAACCCAAGGATCATAATGCGCGGCAGCATGGCGAGCGCGATGAGTCAGGGCCGTGGCTCGGCACAACACTAGATCATTACACATTAATCTGTAGCCGCATAAAGTAGCGCAGACTTCCAGTCTACTTAGGGTGAGAGCAGGCTAGAAGCCTGCGCCTGGAGTTTGGCCCCTGACTAGTCGAACGCAGATCAGCCGAATCCTTGAGATCACGCTCAACCTAAATCCGGCAGTAGGAACTAGCCAAAAATCACGCAGGTGATTGTTTGGCGGTCATATGCCGCCGTTTTTACCGCCGGAAAAAGCTCACCCTGATGGTGAGTCAGAAAACCCTGATCACAAGGCAACGCCAAGCGATACCGCCGAGGTGTTGATTGTGGATACTCCCGGAGGGCGTTTTCGTGCGCAGTTCGCCCCGGAGTTGCCGGTGAGCCCCTTGGGGGCACTGGTGTTTTTCACTCAGTACTTGTGTGCGACAGGAGGTTTCGAGGCACTGATTGCGGACACGCCGCTTTGTTACAGCAGCAACCGCGCACACCGCCCTCGCGACGTGATTGGAACCCTGATTTTGGGAATGCTCTCCGGGCACTATCGCTACGCTCACCTCGCGGCCCTGCGCGGCGACGACATTGCCCCGAGCCTGCTCGGACTAAAGTCGATTGTCAGCGAGGATTGTGTGCGCCGGGCACTGGCTCGCATCGGTGCCGAGCAGGGGCAGGACTGGTTGCGGCGTCACCTCGACCAAACCTGTCATGGGTTTTTGGATAACCAGTGGATCCTCGACATTGATGTCACCATCAAGCCCATCTATGGACGTCAGGAAGGTGCCAGCATTGGCTATAACCCGCAAAAGCCCTGTGAGCGGCGGCGCGAACACCGTCTATTTCTGGCGGTTACAAAATCACCTGTCGTAAAAGCCGATGACCGGCCCCGCCAGGGGCCGATCATCAGGCCCGGTCAGCTTGCAGGTTCGTCGGCCAGGCGGTCTTTCATGCGGTAGGATTTGCCCTCGATGACGACGGTCTGGGCCCGGTGCAGTAGGCGGTCCAGGATCGCCGCGGTGATGCCAGCGTCGTTGTTAAAGATCCCTGCCCAGTGTTTGTAGGCCTTGTTGGTGGTGACGATCAGCGAGCCGCGTTCGTAGCGTTGGCTGACGATCTGGAAGAGCAGGTCGGCCCCCGACTTGTCGAGCGGCAGGTAGCCGACCTCATCGAGCACGAGCACCGCAGGGGTCATGTAACGCTTCAACTCGGCTTGCAACCGGTGCAGGGACTGGGCGGTGACCAGGGCGTTGATCGCGTCCACCGCCGTCGTAAACAGCACCGTGTAACCCGCCTGGCAGGCCGCGTAGCCCAACGCGCTCGCGAGATGTGTCTTCCCAAGCCCCACACCACCGCAAAACACCGCGTTGGTGCGCTCCTTGACAAAGCCCAGTTCGAAGAGGTGCCGCACCTGCGCTTCGTTCAACTCCTTGGGCCAGTCCCACTGGAACTGGTCGACGGTTTTCTTGACCGGGAAGCGCGCTGCCTGGATGCGCCGCTCCAGCGCCCGGATCTGGCGGTCCTGGGTCTCGGCCTGCACCAGTCGGCGTAAAAATTCGGCGTGCGAACAGCGCGCCTTGGCCGCCTCGGCGGTCAGTTCGCCGTGGTGACGCAACAGGTAACCGAGTTTCAGATACTTAAGCTGGTCTTTTAATAAATCGGGTTTTTCGGGTTCTGTTTTCATAGAGTGTAGGGGCTTAAATCCGGGGGACACAGTTCGAGTTCCAACGCGGCCACCGCGTCGGCGCGGGTGAGGTGGATCGGCCCGGCTTGCGGCAAGGCCCGCGCGCGTTGTTCGAGCAAGTTGAGGATGTAATCGCTGGAGTAGGCGCCGAGTTCATGGGCGCTTTCGATCGCCCGGCCGACTGCCTCCGTTCCATACAGGGCCACCAAACCCACGATAGTCGCCAGGTGGTGTCCCGCGTTGAGCCGGCGCTCCTCCAGCCCCCGTTGGTAGGCGGGTGCCGCCGGGCTCAGTTCCAAAAACCGTAGCCGCAGGCGCTGCCGCGCTCCCTGCCGTTTGCGCTCTTCGAGTTCGCGCACGTGCTCGGGGTTTTCCACATCGGCGCGGCGGGCAAAACTGCGGGCGTGCTCGGCCACCAGGGTGCGGTCCGCATAAAACCTCACCTGCGCCCCCTCGATCTGCGCGGTGAGTAGCGCCCCGGCAAACTTCGTGGGCACCGAGTAGCGGTTCGTTTCGATACTCACCCGGCACCGCCGCGACGCCCGCACGCTTAAGGTGCGCACCGCCGGACTGGCCACCGGGTTAAGCGGCAGGAGCGCAGCGCGCTCCTCGGGCAGCCGGTCCACCGGCCGGCCCTGGGTTTCAGCGTGAACGCGCACGTTGGCCACCGTTTCCAGCCACAAGCTGGCGGCCGGCCCCAGCTCGGTAAACCCATTCATCTGCCTCCCGCCAAGGAAGCTTTTTTTCACGTAACCCACCGCGTTTTCCACCATGCCCTTGGACTGCGGATGCCCCGGCCCGCACGCTTTTATCGTAAACCCGTAGTGCCGGGCAAAGTCCAGGTACTGGGCGTTGTACACCGGGTCGGTCCCGGGCACATGCGAGAGGACGGCCGTCTTGCAGTTGTCCACCATCACCTCGCGCGGCACCCCGCCGAGTTTTTCAAAGGCGCGCCGGTGACAGCCCAGCCACCACTCCTGGCCCTGCCCGAGGGTAAATTCCACATGCAGGAACCGGCTGTACCCCAAAACCATGACGAAAAAACTTAAAGCCCGCCGGGTGCCGTCCACCTCCACCGCGCCAAAACTGCCCCAGTCCACCTGCGCGGTCTGGCCGGGGGCAAACTTGAGGGTAAGAAACGCCTCCAGGTTCCTCGGCCGCACCCGCCGCACGTAGTCTTTCAAAATTGAATACCCGCCCGTGTACCCCCGCTCGCGCACCTTTTGCCAGAGCTGCATGGCGGTGAACGGATGGGCCTCCAGCCACCGCGCGATCGCCGGCTTGTGCACGTCGAGCTTGCTTGGCCTAGGCACCTGCGCGGCCTGGCTGCGCACGTACTTTTCCTGCGCCTGCCAGCGCCTCACCGTCTGCACGTGCAACTGGAGCGAGCGGGCGATTTGCGGCGCACTGTGACCGGCCGCCTCCGCCTGTTTTATCCGGCAATACAGTTCGTAATTGATCACGCCCCCACCTCCCGGCTCGGCGACGGCGTTACCGCCAGCGTGTGCGATGGCCTGCCCCGGTCCAAGGAAAGCACCTGGTAAAGTGGCGCGGCGTAGGCGATCACCCCGGCCTCGATTAACTGCCGACGCGCCTCGACCAGGCCGTCCTCGCTGAGCGTGAGCAGCCGGGCCAGGGTGCGCGTGGCGTAGTAACCCTAAATCCGGCAATAGAAAGTGCGGCCGGCGGGCGTTGCCCGTCGGATAGATGAGGGTGGAGAGTGCTGCGGCAGGCTGAACGGAAGCGCGATCAGCTTGGGGCGGTGGCCAAAGGCGGTTCAGGGCCGAGTACAGGGAAGTTTTCCTGTAAAATCCTCGCTACGATTTGCCCCCAGCGCTGGGCGACACTCCATTGCTCCGCATTATGAAGGATACCATGTAACCATCTGGCCAGCTTTGTGATGAGTTCACTCAGGCGAGGTGCCTCGGCATGGCTCAAGCGCACGTCCAGGCGGCGTTGACCGGAGTGTTCGCTCTGCCGGGTCGCTCCGCAGAGCAGACGGGGACGTGTACTCACCGCCTCGTGGTGCTGACCGGGTTGAAGCAGGCGGTGATAGAGCGTCCACCAGTTGTAAACCAGTGCGGCCAAACGCGCGGCGTGCTGACAGGAGTTTAGCTCCTGGGAGGTAAACCCCGACCAGCTCCACTGGTTCTTGAGCTCGTCGAAGGGGTTTTCCGCGCCCCCACGTTCCCGATACAGGGTGGCAAGGGTAAGGATCTCGTAGGGCAGGCTCGTAACGAGGATCTGATGTTCGTAGATGATCGGCTCGCAGGCGGCCGCGTCGGGGATGTTCAGCAGCAAAGCGTGGTCGGCTTGCTCGCGCACGAGGCGGCGGCGGGCCCGGGGGTGGCGTTGGTCGTTGAGGCGACGGCGCAAGACCACCACACGTCGGGCCCGGTTCCAGCCTTGCAGGCGCAGGCAGCTTTCGCAGCCCTGCCAGCCTTGTCCGGCGTCGGTCCAAGCGGTGGTGGTGGTGCGTTCAAGCGCGGCCACCAGCTCGCGGGCCTTGGCGGTGCGGCGCAGTTTGAACAAATAGTTGAGTTTACGCGCTTCAGCTTCACTGAGCAGCGCCTCCTGGCCATAGGCGCAGTCACCGCGCAAAAGATGGGGCCGGCGCTCGGCTGGCAGTCGGTCGATGAGCGCCCACAGCCCCGCAAAACCATGTCCGGCGGCGGATTGATCGCCGGGGTGCACCTCCACGTCCAGACACAGGCGCAAGGTGGCGATCCAGTAGGTGTGGTAGGCGTGGCTGGGGCGTCCGGGCTTTTGCGGGTTATAGCCGATGCTGGCACCTTCCTGACGTCCATAGATGGGCTTGATGGTGACATCGATGTCGAGGATCCACTGGTTATCCAAAAACCCATGACAGGTTTGGTCGAGGTGACGCCGCAACCAGTCCTGCCCCTGCTCGGCACCGATGCGAGCCAGCGCCCGGCGCACACAATCCTCGCTGACAATCGACTTAAGTCCGAGCAGGCTCGGGGCAATGTCGTCGCCGCGCAGGGCCGCGAGGTGCGCGTAGCGATAGTGCCCGGAGAGCATCCCCAAAAGCAGGGTTCCAATCACGTCGCGAGGGCGGTGTGCGCGGTTGCTGCTGTAACAAAGCGGCGTGTCCGCAACCAGTGCCTCGAAGCCTCCTGTCGCACACAAGTACTGCGTGAAAAACACCAGTGCCCCCAAGGGGCTCACCGGCAACTCTGGGGCGAACTGCGCACGAAAACGTCCTCCGGGTGTATCCACAATCAACACCTCGGCGGCATCGCTTGGCGTTGCCTTGTGATCAGGGTTTTCTGACTCACCCTCGGGGTGAGCTTTTTCCGGCGGTAAAAACGGCGGCATATGACAGCCAAACAATCACCTGCGTGATTTTTGGCTAGTTTCTATTGCCGGATTTAGGCTCAAGACCACATGATTCGCGAACACACTCCTTGTGGCCTTGAGCGTGAGCTCAAGGTCTGGAGCTTGGCCGTTTAACTCGAGCCAAGAACCATACAGGTGCTGCGCATCATGTATGGCGATCTGAGCTGATACTCCGGAGAGTTTCGCAGACTTCGCAACAGCCACCCTCACGTCAACGAACTCATCGAAACCCATGCCGTTGCTACCTGCGGTACGATTCTACCTTAGCTGGGGGGGGGGGGCGGATCTCAACTCGTTTTGGGGCCAAACTCCAGGAGCAGGCTAGAAGCCTGCGCCTGGAGTTTGGCCCCTGACTAGTCGAACGCAGATCAGCCGAATCCTTGAGCTCACGCTCAAGGCCACATGATTCGCGAACACACTCCTTGTGGCCTTGAGCGTGAGCTCAAGGTCTGGAGTTTGGCCGTTTAGTAGAGTAGAGAGAGCCGCGCGTCGGTAACCCGTCAGCGCGACCCTCCCCCTCGTCAAACCGTGCAAGCGGTTTTCCCGCACACGGCTTACCGAGTCCCCATTCTTTCGGTTTGGTTTCAGCGGAGTTCATTGCTTCCAAGCCGCCGTAAGCGGCCAGTGCCATAGTTTGTATTGACCATGCAAACGGTCGTCGGTGAAGAACTCGAAGAGTCCGTGGGTGCGGCTATACTTTCGCCACAGCCACCGCCGCAACCGGTTGCGCACAAAAGCCTGCTGGTTACTAAACACGTGCGTGCTGTTGCCGTAATGAAACGCCGTCGCCCAACCGCGAGTGATTTGGTTGACCTTGCGGACCACCGCCACCGCCGGTTGGTTGCGCGTTCGCACATCTAGCTCCATCCGCACTTTGTCGCGTAACTTGGCCAGACTTTTCGCACTGGGTTCCACGTGCGGATACCTTCGTTTGCTCTTCATGCCTTGCCGCCATGCGACGGAAAAACCGAGGAACTCAAAGCCTTCCTTTCGTGTATCCACCAGTCGGGTTTTCTCTTCGTTGAGCTTTAACTTACGTGCCTCCAGCCACCGTTTCAGTCGCGTTTGCAGCCCCGCCCCTTGACCCGGTTTGCACAGGATCAGGAGGTCGTCGGCGTAACGCACCATCGTCGGCTTTTGTTCGCACTTCTCATTCACCGCATGATCGAGGTCGTTGAGGTAGAGGTTCGCCAGCAGAGGCGATATAACTCCGCCTTGTGGCGTGCCACACCGGTTCGCGCTCACCTTGCGGCACCCCGTGTCCCGGTCCTCTTCCACGATGGGTGCGCGCAGCCACGTTTTTATTAAACGCAACACACTCCCATCGCTCACCCGTTTGGCCACCAATTGCAGGAGTTCGCGGTGCGGGATCATATCGAAGTAGCTCGATAAATCCGCGTCCACCACCTCCACCTTTCCGCTCAGCAGGGCCTCTTTAACTTTGTCCATCGCCTGATGGGTCCGGCGTTTCGGCCGGTAGGCGTAGGAGTGGTCATGGAAGTCCGCCTCCCAGATGGGTTGCAACACGATCGCCGCCGCACTTTGCACCACACGGTCTTTTACCGTGGGGATGCCCAGCGCACGACGTTTGGTCCTGGCCTGATCCTTCCATATATAGACGCGCAGGACCGGACTGTGTGAGCGGCGAGCGGGAAAGCGTCTATTTCTGGCGGTTAGGAATGCACTTCTTCTTCGGTGGATCTTCTTCCCCTTAAAAAGAGTAATACTCTTCTTCCGTGGGTGGGTTTTCTTCCCTGTCCGGCTGGGGATATGAGGGGTGCGAATGGGTGGAGATTGAACCGGCGGGACGCTTGGCGGATGCACAGCGATGCATCCAACCGGTTCACGCAAGTGTTTGCACTGTGTCGATTTCTTTCTGCCCGACGCGCATAACCGCGAGCGTCAGCGCTACTGCGGGAAGCCGGGATGCCGACGGGCGAGCCGGGCGGCCAGTCAGGCCAAATGGTTGGCGAAGCCGGAGAACCTCGACCACTGGAAAGGCCCAGAAAATGTCCAACGGGTGCAGGAGTGGCGGAAGGCCAATCCGGGGTACTCAAGGCGGAGGGGGCCGCGACGGCGGGTGGCGTTACAAGACATCCCAACTACGCAATCCGTTGTGCACCAGCCTAAAGCCGAGCCGGTCGCCGAGGTGGCGTTACCGAATCCCTGCGTGCCGTTACAAGACAGATGGGAGTCGCAAAACCCTGTGCTCGTGGGGCTTATCGCGCAGTTCGCCGGAGTGACGTTACAAGAGGACCTCGAACCCATGC harbors:
- a CDS encoding transposase; amino-acid sequence: MPPFLPPEKAHPEGESENPDHKATPSDAAEVLIVDTPGGRFRAQFAPELPVSPLGALVFFTQYLCATGGFEALVADTPLCYSSNRAHRPRDVIGTLLLGMLSGHYRYAHLAALRGDDIAPSLLGLKSIVSEDCVRRALARIGAEQGQDWLRRHLDQTCHGFLDNQWILDIDVTIKPIYGRQEGASIGYNPQKPGRPSHAYHTYWIATLRLCLDVEVHPGDQSAAGHGFAGLWALIDRLPAERRPHLLRGDCAYGQEALLSEAEARKLNYLFKLRRTAKARELVAALERTTTTAWTDAGQGWQGCESCLRLQGWNRARRVVVLRRRLNDQRHPRARRRLVREQADHALLLNIPDAAACEPIIYEHQILVTSLPYEILTLATLYRERGGAENPFDELKNQWSWSGFTSQELNSCQHAARLAALVYNWWTLYHRLLQPGQHHEAVSTRPRLLCGATRQSEHSGQRRLDVRLSHAEAPRLSELITKLARWLHGILHNAEQWSVAQRWGQIVARILQENFPVLGPEPPLATAPS
- the ltrA gene encoding group II intron reverse transcriptase/maturase; the protein is MHPPSVPPVQSPPIRTPHIPSRTGKKTHPRKKSITLFKGKKIHRRRSAFLTARNRRFPARRSHSPVLRVYIWKDQARTKRRALGIPTVKDRVVQSAAAIVLQPIWEADFHDHSYAYRPKRRTHQAMDKVKEALLSGKVEVVDADLSSYFDMIPHRELLQLVAKRVSDGSVLRLIKTWLRAPIVEEDRDTGCRKVSANRCGTPQGGVISPLLANLYLNDLDHAVNEKCEQKPTMVRYADDLLILCKPGQGAGLQTRLKRWLEARKLKLNEEKTRLVDTRKEGFEFLGFSVAWRQGMKSKRRYPHVEPSAKSLAKLRDKVRMELDVRTRNQPAVAVVRKVNQITRGWATAFHYGNSTHVFSNQQAFVRNRLRRWLWRKYSRTHGLFEFFTDDRLHGQYKLWHWPLTAAWKQ